One window of Terriglobia bacterium genomic DNA carries:
- a CDS encoding amidohydrolase family protein: protein MRRLFIALMVVSCATCFAQPQPQPTIKDFIRVQSPVIALEHVRVIDGTGAAAKADQTILISDGKIMAIGNTLLVPPNANRMDMSGYSALPGLVGMHDHLFYPGGGSLYHDMPFSFPRLYLALGVTTIRTTGSMEPYTDLEIKKAVDAGKTPGPKINATGPYLEGEEKPLFLLQLHGLSGPDDATRTVEYWVAEGARSFKVYNYLTRAELKAVVDTAHKHGIKVTGHLCSIGFREAAELGIDDLEHGLTVDTEFHPDKKPDVCPNPNQAVAAAAKLEVTSEPIQTTIKMLVAKHVAVTSTLPVFEQFVASRPDVPQKALDMLSDEAAKAYHANRARVGQNPQSPWPTMFQREMEFERAFVKAGGTLLAGLDPTGLGGIIAGFGDLREVELLAESGFTPLESIKIATLNGAQFLGVADQVGSLAPGKQADIMLVKGDPSSKIADIENVELVFKDGVGWDSKKLIDSVKGQVGVR, encoded by the coding sequence ATGCGCCGTTTATTCATCGCTCTGATGGTCGTTAGCTGTGCCACATGTTTCGCCCAACCACAACCGCAGCCAACGATCAAAGATTTCATCCGCGTGCAGTCGCCGGTGATCGCGCTGGAACACGTGCGCGTGATTGACGGCACAGGGGCGGCGGCGAAGGCCGACCAGACGATCTTAATCTCCGATGGAAAAATTATGGCCATAGGCAACACGCTGCTTGTGCCGCCCAATGCGAACCGCATGGACATGAGCGGTTACTCCGCGCTGCCTGGGCTGGTGGGCATGCATGACCATCTTTTTTATCCGGGCGGCGGGAGCCTCTACCATGACATGCCTTTCAGCTTTCCGCGGCTCTATCTGGCGCTAGGTGTAACCACGATCCGGACGACCGGCAGCATGGAGCCTTATACCGACCTGGAAATCAAGAAAGCCGTGGACGCTGGAAAAACTCCCGGCCCCAAGATCAACGCCACCGGCCCCTACCTGGAAGGGGAAGAGAAGCCGCTGTTTCTGCTGCAACTGCACGGGCTCAGCGGCCCCGATGACGCCACGCGCACGGTGGAGTACTGGGTAGCGGAGGGCGCGCGCTCATTCAAGGTCTATAACTACCTGACGCGCGCGGAGTTGAAAGCGGTGGTGGATACGGCGCATAAGCACGGCATCAAGGTCACGGGGCATCTGTGTTCGATCGGGTTCCGTGAGGCGGCGGAGCTTGGCATTGACGATCTGGAGCATGGGCTTACGGTGGATACGGAATTTCATCCGGACAAGAAGCCAGATGTTTGTCCCAATCCAAACCAGGCGGTAGCTGCGGCTGCCAAACTGGAAGTAACGAGCGAGCCGATCCAGACGACGATCAAGATGCTTGTGGCGAAACATGTGGCTGTAACATCAACACTGCCGGTGTTTGAGCAGTTTGTGGCTTCGCGCCCGGACGTGCCGCAGAAGGCGCTGGATATGCTGAGCGACGAGGCCGCCAAGGCATACCACGCGAATCGCGCGCGCGTCGGGCAGAACCCGCAGAGCCCGTGGCCAACGATGTTCCAGCGCGAAATGGAATTTGAGCGAGCGTTTGTGAAAGCCGGAGGAACACTGCTTGCGGGCCTGGATCCTACGGGCCTGGGCGGCATCATTGCCGGCTTTGGCGATTTGCGCGAAGTTGAACTGCTGGCGGAATCAGGGTTTACGCCGCTGGAGTCGATCAAGATCGCCACGCTAAACGGCGCGCAATTTCTGGGCGTCGCCGACCAGGTTGGCTCGCTCGCACCGGGAAAGCAGGCGGACATCATGCTGGTGAAAGGCGATCCTTCAAGCAAAATCGCCGACATAGAAAATGTTGAGTTGGTGTTCAAGGACGGTGTGGGTTGGGACTCAAAGAAGCTGATTGATTCGGTGAAAGGGCAGGTGGGCGTGAGGTAA